In a single window of the Lodderomyces elongisporus chromosome 4, complete sequence genome:
- the IRS4 gene encoding Increased rDNA silencing protein — protein MASGTAANAAALAAFNAGKKRDDGWKQNNEGNNKSSKYVCAPAVKSQNNKVKPAAPAAPAALAGAVNTNTTNTTNTVTTTSASTTPKPKSNHAVHRDTTPTSMVNQQYSQNNDRIMTKSPRPVLNVNTDSSKQGSYSSAASKNNHDNKGLDYFNLGSATSGRSDTFKSPRYSPHTPKDMINNVKSSIEAKNIANDPSSRRLSANYSPQQMLKNLKTSLNEKSKAPAPPKASENDKGRQILSDMRERLDTSRKIAADQAATRGLAPGFDFEEDGDKEDKGYEDYTWNSTDRKKPVSSNRSAKSFKSFKSVKSTNSNKTVNSIAKNVVTKAGENDQLGTTESNISTPERHGICIDVTYHDSDVEDDCLKNENGNKCANGIGHENGHGTQNENNVENGIRNENQHDNESDIGDQVMVPIKLYNSDKSSISSKSKVRRKPPPSLSQEEYGSSSTELLSTDLKHIMALHAKSSDTFSSGDNFNQSDDQISIAENDAGQPNVGTTAAATLVRRGDTKFPQFPEIKKKHYHSRNIFGLKRHDHRNQNSVIWSDPDSDVEAEGEGLGGEAKYVRGVNRKSAGEDDELEEEEEEEQDGEEEEEEEEEGNEVEENEESEFSDASAIANNFNHGNTKNGVRRLGPQSRPQQAHVQQQQPQQSQQQPVQFRTTMRTTNKRKDRKSKFDEYKPWKNHSDLNYLTDQERKRYEGVWVSNKGNYTNLVVVKLHGVDYSTVKDGKVNLEHIDDSMRAALISTNAYPSSKQEEQESMKSNNGTGIKVNSDGSVYNSAIEVPSQANNQSRPERVELSQLILGAVVKRIWSRSGLPDETLEQIWNLVDFRRDGTLTKNEFIVGMWLVDQCLYGRKLPKKVESIVWESLGGIGVNINTKKMR, from the coding sequence ATGGCCAGTGGAACTGCTGCTAATGCGGCAGCTCTTGCTGCATTCAACGCAGGTAAAAAACGAGACGACGGATGGAAACAGAATAATGAaggcaacaacaagagcTCCAAATACGTTTGTGCACCAGCCGTAAAGTCACAGAATAATAAAGTTAAACcagcagcaccagcagcaccagcagcacTAGCAGGAGCAGTTAATACCAATACCACTAATACCACTAATACCgtcacaacaacatcagcatcaacaacgcctaaaccaaaatcaaatcatGCAGTGCACCGTGATACTACACCAACTTCTATGGTTAACCAACAATATTCACAAAACAATGATCGAATAATGACCAAGTCTCCTCGACCTGTATTAAATGTCAATACAGACAGTTCAAAACAAGGCTCATATTCCTCAGCAGCTAGCAAAAATAATCACGATAACAAAGGCCTCGACTACTTCAATTTGGGTTCTGCCACAAGTGGCAGGTCAGATACTTTTAAACTGCCAAGATATCTGCCGCATACTCCCAAGGATATGATAAATAACGTGAAAAGTTCCAttgaagcaaaaaacaTTGCAAACGATCCAAGCTCGAGAAGATTATCAGCTAATTATTCACCACAGCAAATGTTGAAGAACTTGAAAACTTCACTTAATGAGAAATCAAAGGCTCCAGCGCCTCCAAAGGCGAGTGAAAATGATAAGGGAAGACAAATCTTGAGTGATATGAGGGAACGACTAGATACGTCGCGAAAGATAGCAGCAGACCAAGCAGCCACGAGAGGACTTGCTCCAGggtttgattttgaagaagatggagaCAAAGAAGATAAAGGTTATGAAGATTATACATGGAATCTGACAGACAGGAAGAAACCGGTGTCTTCGAATAGGTCAGCTAAGTCTTTTAAGTCTTTTAAATCTGTCAAATCTACAAATTCAAACAAGACTGTTAATTCTATTGCAAAGAATGTAGTTACTAAAGCAGGTGAAAATGATCAACTAGGAACCACCGAGCTGAATATATCAACACCAGAAAGACATGGGATTTGCATTGATGTGACCTACCATGATTCAGATGTTGAAGACGACTGTTTAAAAAATGAGAATGGAAACAAATGTGCAAATGGAATTGGACATGAAAATGGACATGGGActcaaaatgaaaacaacgTTGAAAATGGAATTAGGAACGAAAATCAACATGATAATGAATCCGATATAGGTGACCAAGTTATGGTACCAATTAAACTCTACAATAGTGACAAATCATCTATAAGTTCAAAAAGCAAGGTTCGTCGGAAGCCACCACCGTCATTATCACAAGAAGAATATGGTTCAAGCAGCACAGAGTTGTTATCGACTGATTTAAAACATATAATGGCGTTGCATGCAAAGTCTTCTGACACTTTTTCCAGTGGAGACAATTTCAATCAAAGCGATGATCAAATTTCAATAGCCGAGAACGACGCGGGACAACCTAATGTTGGTACAACAGCTGCTGCAACATTAGTCCGTCGTGGAGACACAAAATTTCCACAATTTCCTGAAATTAAGAAGAAGCACTATCATTCAAGAAATATATTTGGTTTAAAACGTCATGATCACAGGAACCAAAACAGTGTTATCTGGCTGGATCCAGATAGTGACGTAGAGGCAGAAGGCGAAGGTTTAGGGGGAGAAGCAAAGTATGTAAGAGGGGTCAACAGAAAAAGTGCGggagaagatgatgaattggaagaagaagaagaagaagaacaagatggagaagaagaagaagaagaagaagaagaaggaaacgaagttgaagaaaatgaagaatcCGAGTTTTCCGATGCTTCAGCGATTGCTAATAATTTTAATCATGGAAATACAAAGAATGGCGTAAGAAGACTCGGACCACAGTCTCGTCCACAGCAAGCACACgtacagcaacaacagcctCAGCAATCGCAACAGCAACCGGTCCAGTTTAGAACCACAATGAGAACCACCAATAAGCGCAAAGACAGAAAATCAAAGTTTGACGAGTACAAACCATGGAAGAACCATAGCGATCTTAATTATTTGACAGACcaagaaaggaagagatACGAAGGTGTTTGGGTGAGTAATAAAGGTAATTATACAAACCTTGTGGTAGTAAAATTGCATGGAGTTGACTATTCAACTGTCAAAGATGGGAAAGTCAACTTAGAGCATATTGATGATTCAATGAGGGCCGCACTTATATCTACTAACGCTTACCCTTCATCTAAGCAGGAGGAGCAAGAGAGTATGAAAAGCAACAATGGCACAGGAATAAAGGTGAATAGTGATGGCTCTGTATATAACTCTGCAATTGAGGTACCTTCACAAGCCAATAATCAATCTCGTCCAGAAAGAGTTGAACTTAGTCAGCTTATCCTAGGTGCAGTTGTTAAAAGAATATGGAGTAGAAGTGGGCTCCCGGATGAAACTTTGGAACAAATATGGAACCTCGTTGACTTTAGACGCGATGGTACATTGACCAAAAACGAGTTTATTGTTGGTATGTGGCTTGTCGATCAATGTTTGTATGGAAGAAAATTACCAAAGAAGGTTGAATCTATTGTATGGGAGAGTCTAGGTGGAATCGGAGTAAATATTAACactaaaaaaatgagatag
- the nob1 gene encoding 20S-pre-rRNA D-site endonuclease nob1 (BUSCO:EOG092620U5) translates to MHSTKHVETVILDAGPLITQPASSLQQFANSFYTTPGVHSELKDDYVRQQLVLWGDSLKIKQPKQEYIDKVIKFAKLTGDYSVLSVNDLHIIALAYELEIESGGKLRSFPGEILESPKPDFAVQNNAANLTDSDGFAVVKKKGRKRGGKRQREKREAEMKRLQEEKETAQNGTDDGDERNVSAQIASKHPENLVDKDQDVPTVHDASKDLAKKSTQESTQKPVQEPVQDNTRKVEENPPFVEEEYNDSDDDGEWITPENVQEEMLKDQNEQIQDSGSNSHLVKVALATGDFACQNVAMQLGINLLNTMSGKQIKRVRNYMYRCHACFRLTPINKDGRPKHFCPKCGGDTLIRCAVSVDNKTGKITPHLKANFQWIKRGEKYSLPSPLSKNQQRLQGKGGYQHNKQNRHKTQQAPLILREDQKEYAQALKNDDWERRQNEKLLQDWIGGGSADNYVSPFGTVNTIRPSGVRVGKGRYVNSSRGKKK, encoded by the coding sequence ATGCATAGTACCAAGCATGTAGAAACTGTGATATTGGATGCAGGCCCATTAATCACTCAACCAGCCTCGTCCCTACAACAATTTGCAAATAGCTTTTACACTACTCCGGGAGTTCATTCAGAATTGAAAGACGATTATGTACGCCAGCAGTTGGTTCTTTGGGGCGATCTGTTAAAGATCAAACAGCCTAAACAAGAATACATTGATAAAGTGATAAAGTTTGCCAAATTGACTGGTGATTATAGCGTATTGTCAGTAAACGATTTGCATATTATAGCATTGGCTTATGAATTAGAGATTGAAAGTGGAGGAAAATTACGAAGTTTTCCAGGAGAGATCTTGGAGAGTCCTAAACCAGATTTTGCTGTTCAGAACAATGCTGCTAACTTAACAGATTCTGATGGGTTTGCAgtggtgaaaaaaaagggacgTAAAAGAGGCGgtaaaagacaaagagaaaagagagaagctGAAATGAAGAGACTTcaagaagagaaggaaacaGCACAAAACGGTACCGATGATGGGGACGAAAGGAATGTTTCTGCACAGATTGCATCAAAGCATCCAGAAAACTTGGTTGATAAGGATCAAGATGTACCAACAGTACACGATGCGTCAAAAGATTTAGCAAAAAAATCTACACAAGAATCTACACAAAAACCTGTACAAGAACCTGTACAAGATAACACAcgaaaagttgaagaaaatcCGCCATTTGTAGAGGAAGAATACAATGATTCCGACGATGATGGAGAATGGATCACACCAGAAAACGTCCAAGAGGAAATGTTGAAAGATCAAAATGAACAGATACAGGATTCTGGGTCCAATAGTCATTTGGTGAAAGTGGCGTTAGCTACAGGGGATTTTGCGTGTCAAAATGTTGCCATGCAATTGGGTATAAACTTGTTAAATACCATGTCTGGTAAGCAAATCAAGCGTGTGCGAAACTACATGTATAGGTGTCATGCATGTTTCAGGCTCACACCAATCAACAAAGATGGTAGACCAAAACATTTCTGTCCCAAATGTGGAGGTGATACGTTAATCAGATGTGCTGTTTCCGTGGATAACAAGACAGGTAAAATAACCCCTCATTTGAAAGCCAATTTCCAATGGATCAAGCGTGGAGAAAAGTATTCGCTTCCTTCACCATTGAgtaaaaatcaacaaagatTACAAGGTAAAGGCGGGTACCAACACAACAAGCAAAATAGGcacaaaacacaacaagCTCCGTTGATCTTGAGAGAAGATCAGAAGGAGTATGCGCAAGCATTGAAAAACGATGATTGGGAAAGAAGacagaatgaaaaattgttACAAGATTGGATTGGTGGAGGAAGTGCCGATAACTACGTCAGCCCTTTTGGCACTGTTAATACGATCAGACCATCGGGTGTACGTGTGGGTAAAGGTCGTTACGTCAATTCTTCAagaggtaaaaaaaagtag
- the GTT1_1 gene encoding bifunctional glutathione transferase/peroxidase, whose translation MSTESDKIILHWLDYSRSQRIVWLLEELNLPFELKTYAREKDFRAPKSLEKIHPLGKSPVIEIVKPNGDRQVIAETGHIINHILQYYDPNHILTPEEPLERDEVDYFLHYSEGTLQPNLVALLVHSFAKKQAPFGTRTLMGLLVKGIDDQFYFPETKKNLDFLDAILAKQKQSGSKYFVGKKLTGADIILSFPLLTNIFGSKESAQKMGFGNIDKLWPNISAWAENISKEPKFIKANDLVASFEVSKPNI comes from the exons ATGTCTACAGAGTCAGATAAAATCATTTTACATTG GTTGGATTATTCTCGTTCGCAAAGAATTGTGTGGTTACTAGAAGAATTGAATCTTCCATTTGAACTCAAGACCTATGCAAGAGAGAAGGATTTTAGGGCACCAAAATCCTTGGAGAAAATTCACCCCTTGGGAAAATCGCCAGTAATTGAAATTGTCAAGCCCAATGGCGACCGCCAGGTCATTGCCGAGACAGGGCACATCATCAATCACATTTTACAATACTATGATCCAAACCATATATTGACTCCAGAAGAGCCACTTGAAAGAGACGAAGTTGATTATTTCTTACATTACTCCGAAGGCACACTTCAGCCAAACTTGGTTGCCCTTTTGGTTCATtcatttgccaaaaaaCAAGCACCTTTTGGAACAAGAACCCTTATGGGCCTATTGGTTAAGGGAATTGACGatcaattttattttcccgaaaccaaaaagaatttggaCTTTTTAGATGCTATACTAGCAAAGCAGAAGCAATCAGGCTCAAAGTATTTTGTTGGGAAGAAGTTGACTGGTGCTGATATCATCTTGAGCTTCCCACTCTTGACTAATATTTTTGGCTCGAAAGAGTCAGCCCAGAAAATGGGATTTGGAAATATAGATAAGCTCTGGCCAAACATCAGTGCTTGGGCCGAAAACATCTCCAAAGAGCCCAAGTTCATCAAGGCTAATGATTTGGTTGCTTcttttgaagtttcaaagCCAAATATTTAA
- the GTT1_2 gene encoding bifunctional glutathione transferase/peroxidase codes for MPMLQEQKVPEDRFILHWLDDSRAQRILWLLEILELDYEVRIYLRHPQTWRGPTQLFDAHPLGRAPILEIIHGDGRPPMKLAESGFIMSYILKNYDPNYILTPTDPNEQLEVEYWLHYSEGSLQHLQMALLINSVAKHIAPVGLKSVANLVAKGLNNGYYVHEWRLHMQYCNDRLEQNGTGFFVGNKLTAADIMLSFPIYENIFDNLEGVKDCTRDKRDLRKVWPFLDKWCRMIKNIPSYKKVNQMMDEEVEDLIALNPRFDYAKGEANKP; via the exons ATGCCAATGTtgcaagaacaaaaagtaCCAGAAGACAGGTTTATATTGCACTG GCTAGATGATTCTCGTGCACAAAGGATATTATGGCTTCTTGAAATATTAGAACTAGACTACGAAGTGAGAATTTACTTGAGACATCCACAAACATGGCGTGGTCCTACCCAATTATTTGACGCGCATCCCTTGGGTCGAGCTCCAATCCTTGAGATCATTCATGGGGATGGAAGACCGCCAATGAAACTTGCCGAGAGTGGTTTCATCATGCTGTATATATTGAAAAACTATGATCCAAATTACATATTGACACCAACAGACCCCAATGAGCAATTGGAAGTTGAGTACTGGCTCCATTATAGCGAAGGATCGTTACAACATTTACAAATGGCATTGCTTATCAACTCTGTTGCCAAACACATTGCACCTGTAGGATTAAAAAGTGTCGCTAACTTGGTTGCTAAAGGATTGAACAATGGTTATTATGTTCACGAATGGAGATTACACATGCAATACTGCAATGACAGGTTAGAGCAAAATGGCACCGGTTTTTTTGTGGGAAACAAATTGACTGCTGCAGATATTATGTTGAGCTTCCCCATTTATGAAAATATTTTTGACAATCTAGAAGGTGTTAAAGATTGCACACGAGATAAAAGAGATTTAAGGAAAGTCTGGCCATTCTTGGATAAATGGTGTAGAATGATTAAAAACATTCCATCTTACAAAAAAGTAAACCAGATGATGGACGAAGAAGTTGAGGATTTGATTGCGCTTAACCCAAGGTTTGATTATGCTAAAGGCGAGGCAAACAAAccataa
- the DPL1 gene encoding Dihydrosphingosine phosphate lyase codes for MPPVEITFAWPTSLNEIPESLIKLHHQVELYILINYYASNDLLWGSIFLIRDLTFIYIVYSYFTRTLRRVRGYGPVGSLKRLYTKTSVAISSRVMSLPFIRNKIDKELNSTIKMIEKELMKNSDDLQQFKELPLHGLSHDDVSSELVKLQDLKHSDWTNGRVSGAVYHGGDTLLKLQSEAYHQYSVANQLHPDVFPGVRKMEAEVVAMVLEIFNAPDGACGSTTSGGTESLLLTGLAAREYGRKYKGIVKPEVIAPVTIHAGIEKACYYFGMKLHKVDLDPKTFQVNLSKVRKLINKNTVLLCGSAPNYPHGIIDDIEGLSKLAVKYKIPLHVDACLGSFIVSFLESSKVHGDKKLPLFDFRLPGVTSISCDTHKYGFAPKGSSIIMYRSPKLRECQYYISSDWTGGMYGSPTLAGSRPGALMVGCWATLVNIGKDGYRQSCFDIVSTMLKVKKAIEKDSTLSEYLEIIGNPIGSVVSFKVKTSKKKELSIYELGDLLTKKGWHFATLQNPAALHFAFTRLTTPVVDELIDDLVGCTKEAIELTKKTGKKQSDTAALYGIAGSVHTAGLADKIIVAFLDTLYKT; via the coding sequence ATGCCACCTGTGGAAATAACTTTTGCATGGCCCACGAGCCTCAATGAGATCCCCGAGTCTCTAATAAAGTTACATCATCAAGTAGAGTTATACATTCTCATTAATTATTATGCCTCAAATGACTTGTTGTGGGGATCGATCTTCCTTATACGAGACCTCACGTTTATCTACATTGTCTACTCGTACTTTACTAGAACACTCAGGCGAGTTCGTGGATATGGACCAGTTGGATCGTTAAAGAGACTATACACCAAAACTTCAGTTGCAATTTCGTCCAGAGTTATGTCTTTACCATTcataagaaacaaaatcgaTAAAGAATTGAATTCTACAATCAAAATGATCGAGAAGGAGTTGATGAAAAATAGTGATGATTTGCAACAATTCAAAGAATTACCTTTACATGGACTCTCGCATGATGATGTTTCGTCAGAGTTGGTCAAACTCCAGGACTTGAAACATTCCGATTGGACAAATGGTAGAGTTAGTGGCGCAGTGTACCATGGCGGTGACacattgttgaaattgcaACTGGAGGCGTATCACCAATATAGCGTTGCTAATCAGTTGCATCCGGATGTTTTTCCCGGCGTGAGGAAAATGGAGGCTGAAGTAGTTGCAATggttttggaaattttCAATGCACCTGATGGCGCATGTGGGTCAACTACATCTGGTGGGACTGAGTCCTTGTTATTGACTGGATTGGCAGCTAGAGAATACGGAAGAAAATATAAGGGTATTGTCAAACCCGAAGTTATTGCACCCGTAACCATTCATGCTGGTATTGAGAAAGCCTGCTATTACTTTGGCATGAAACTCCACAAGGTTGACTTGGATCCAAAGACTTTTCAAGTCAATTTGAGCAAAGTCAGgaaattgatcaacaaaaacactGTTTTGCTCTGTGGGTCTGCACCAAACTATCCACACGGTATAATTGATGATATTGAAGGTTTGTCCAAACTAGCTGTAAAATACAAGATCCCATTGCACGTTGATGCATGTCTTGGCTCATTtattgtttcctttttggaGTCATCCAAAGTTCATGGCGATAAGAAGCTACCATTATTTGACTTTAGGTTACCCGGAGTCACGTCCATCTCGTGTGACACGCACAAGTATGGCTTTGCACCAAAAGGCTCATCCATTATAATGTACCGTAGTCCAAAGTTGCGTGAGTGTCAATATTACATTTCAAGTGATTGGACTGGTGGTATGTATGGTTCCCCAACCTTGGCGGGATCAAGGCCCGGTGCATTGATGGTTGGTTGCTGGGCCACTTTAGTCAATATAGGAAAAGATGGCTACAGACAAAGCTGTTTTGATATTGTGCTGACAATGTTGAAGGTGAAAAAGGCGATTGAAAAAGACTCTACTTTATCTGAATATCTTGAAATTATCGGGAACCCTATTGGCTCCGTGGTATCTTTTAAAGTcaaaacaagcaaaaagaaggagcTTTCTATATATGAGTTGGGCGACTTATTAACTAAAAAAGGTTGGCATTTTGCAACATTACAGAACCCGGCAGCATTACACTTTGCATTCACCAGATTAACAACCCCAGTTGTCGATGAATTAATTGATGACCTTGTTGGCTGCACGAAGGAGGCAATCGagttaacaaaaaaaacaggaaagaaacaaagcgATACCGCCGCATTATACGGTATAGCAGGCAGTG